TGAACGGCACCATGCCGGCCGGGACGAGCAGCAGAGTCGGGTCGTCCGCGATGAGCGACGCCGAAGGGACGACGGTGTGACCGCGCTCCTCGAAGAAGCTCAGCCAGCGGCGGCGGATTTCAGCCGACTCCATCAGTGGTCCTCATTCCGGTTGTACGAACTCGAAGGCATCTTGGAAAACGAATAGGTGGTCGGGTGCGCGACCGGGCCGAGCGCGGCCCTCCGGCGCGGCTCCGGCAGCTCCCGGCCCTGGTCCACAGGGGCTTCCAGGCCGAGCGCCTCGCCCAGCTCGGCCTCCCGCTGGACCATGCCCGCACGGACGTCGAGGGCGAAGTCCTTGAGCCGGTGGCCGGTCTCGACGGCCTTGTTCGCCGCCTGGGCGGCGAGGCTCTCGGGGGTCAACTGCTTCAGCTTCCGGTTGACCTTGGTGGTGGCCCACACGCCGGCGGCTGCGCCGGCCGTGAACCAGAACGTGCGGCGGAACATCGCGGCTCAGCCCTTCTGCTTCCGGCGTCGCGAGGACGGCACGGTACGGCCGACGATCACAGTACGGCGGACGGCGGCCCGGGGCGCGTCCTCCGCCTCGCGGCCCCGGCCGAGCGCCCGGCGGACGCCGTAGCCGAAGGCGGCCACCTTGACGAGCGGGCCGCCGAAGGTGGAGGCGACGGTCGTGGACAGCGCGGAGGCGTTGGAGGTGACCTCCTGGACGTCCGAGGCGATGGCGTCGACCCGGTCGAGCTGGGTCTGTGCCGAGCGCACGGTCGCGGAGGCGTCGGCCAGCAGGGGAACGGCCTGCTCGGTCACGTCCGCCACCAGCTTGGTGGTCGCCCTGAGCGTCTGCGCCAGCCTCACCAGCACCACGGCGAGGAAGGAGACGAGGATCGCCCAGAACACGGCCACCAGGATCCCGGCAACCTCTCCACCGGTCACTGTGCACCGCTCTCTGCTGTCGTGGGCCTGTCGTCGGGCCTGTGAAAAGTCGTCTCCCGACCCTATCGCGCCCGGGCTGTCCTGCCGTACCGCATTACCGCCCGTGGGACGGGAGTTACGGGAACCCGATTGTACGGAGTGCGCGCGGGTGAGTACGCTCCGTGTCCCATGCGACGGAGCAATCTCCCGGCGGAGCTGAACCGGTTCGTCGGACGGACCGCCGAGGAGGCCGCACTGACGGCGCTCCTCGAGACATCCCGCCTGGTCACGGTCGTGGGCGTCGGCGGGGTCGGCAAGACACGGCTTGCGCTGCGGGCTGCCGCGGGAGCGCAGAAACGCTACGGCGAGGGGGTCAGGCTCGCCGAGCTCGCGCCGCTGCGCGACCCGGATCTGGTGGCGTACGCCCTGGTCGAGGCGCTCGGTCTGACCGACCACACGCCGAGGGCCCCGCGCGAGGTGCTGCTGGAGCACCTGGCGGAGCGGCGGATGCTGCTGGTGATCGACGGTTTCGAGCACCTGGTGGAGAGCTGCGCGCCGCTGGTGCGGGAGCTCCTGGCCCGTGCGCCCGGTCTCACCGTGCTCGCGGTCGGCCGGCGGCCGCTGCGGGTGGCGGGCGAGGCGGTGTTCCCGCTGGCACCGATGGACGAGGCGGACGCGGTGGCGCTCCTCGCCGAGCGGGCGGCGGAGGCGGGCGCGCCGGACTTCGCAGGTACGGGTACGGGGACGGGCACGGGGACGGTCGTGGCCCCGGAGCCCGGCACGGCGGCCGTACGGGAGCTGTGCCGGCGCCTCGACGGCATTCCGCTCGCCCTGGAACTCGCGGCCAGCCGCCTCCCGCTCCTCTCGGTCGAGCAGATGCTGCACCGTCTCGACGACCGCTTCCGTCTCCTAGCGGACGGCGAGCGCGGGGCGCTTCCCCGCCATCAGACGCTGCGCACCGCGATCGGCTGGAGCCACGAGCTGTGCACCCCGGAGGAGCGGCTGCTCTGGGCACGGCTCTCGGTGTTCGCCGGCCCCTTCGACCTGGAGGCGGTGGAGTACGTGTGCGGGGGCCCGGAGCTGCCGCCGGAGCGGGTCCTCGACCACCTCGGGGGTCTGCTCGCGCAGTCGCTCGTGTCGCGGGAGGACACGCCCGCGGGTCCTTCGTACCGGCTTCTGGACACGGTCGCCGCGTACGGGGCGGAGTGGCTGGCGGCGCTCGGCGACACGGAGCGGATGCGGCGGCGGCACCGCGACTGGTACATGGGTCTGGCCACCTGGTGCGAGCTGGAGTGGTTCAGTCCGCGCCAGGCGGAGGTGGCGGCCCGTACGGACGTGGCGCTGCCCAATCTGCGGGCGGCGCTCGACGTGTGCCTCGAATTCCCGGAGGACGCGCACCTCGCCCAGCACCTGGCGGGCACGCTCTGGTTCGCCTGGGTGGGCTGCGGGCGGCTTTCGGAGGGCCGGCACTGGCTGGAGCGGGCGGTCGCGCTGGAGTCGGGGCACGAGGAGGCGCGGCTCAAGGCGCTGTGGGTGCTCGGGTACGTGGCGGTCCTGCAGGGGGACGGTACGGCGGCGGTGGCGGCGCTCCACGAGTGCGGGGAGCGGGCCCGGTCCTCGCGGAACGCGCTGGCGGAGGCGTACGCGACGCACCGGATGGGCTGTCTGGCGCTGCTGTCGGACGATCTGCCGCGGGCCGAGTCGCTGATCGGGCGGGCGCTGGACTCCTACCGGGAGCTCGGCGAGCTCAACAGCAATGTGCTGATGGGGCAGGTCGAGGTGGCGATGACGCGGGCCTTCCGGGGCGACCTGGAGGGGGCGGTCGCGATCTGCCGGGAGGTCCGGGAGGTCTGCGAGGAGCGCGGGGAGCTCTGGACCCGGGCGTACGCCCTCTACGTCCTGGCGTTCTCGGCGTGGACCCGGGAGGCGTACGGGGAGGCGCGGGAGCTGCTCACCGAGTGCGTCTCGATCAACCACACCTTCCGCGACCTGGTGGGGCTCGTCCTGGCGATCGAGCTGCTCGCGCTCGTGACGGTGAGCGAGGGGGACCCGGCGGAGGCGGCGCTCCTCCAGGGGGCCGTGGTGCCGGTGTGGGACACGGTGGGCATCCGCCTCTTCGGCTCGGCGGCGTTCGACGGGCCGAGGGCGCTGTGCGCGCAGCGGGCGTCGGAGGCGCTGGGCGCGGAGGCGTTCGACGTCGCGGTCCAGGAGGGGCGGCACCTCCCGCTCGACGCGGTCGTGGAGCGCGCGCTCGCCGGGCGCCGGGATCCGGCCGTCGGCGGCGCGGCGGACGCGACGGCCCCGCGTCCCTTCCGTACGGCCCGGTCCGCGGCGGTCCCGGGAACGCGGAAGCCCGCCGGCTCCCCCACCGGAAAGGGCGGGGAAGCGGCGGGCTGAACACCGCAGGGGTGGTACTACGCCTGTACTGAGATCAGCGGGCGTAGTACTCGACGACCAGCTGCTCGTCGCAGATGACCGGGATTTCCTTGCGGTTCGGGTCGCGGTCGAGGCGGAAGGCCAGGGCCTTCAGGTTGACCTGCAGGTAGCGCGGGGTCTCGCCGTCGGCGGCGAAGCCACCCTCACGGGCCATCTCGAACAGCGGCTTGTTGCGGCTGCGCTCGCGGACCATGACGACGTCGTCCGGACGGACACGGAACGACGGCTTGTCGACCTTGCCACCGTTGACCTGGATGTGACCGTGCACGACCATCTGGCGGGCCTGGTAGATGGTGCGGGCGATGCCCGAACGCAGGACCAGGGCGTCGAGGCGACGCTCGAGCTCGACGACCAGCGCCTCGCCCGTCTTGCCCTCGGCCTTCTTGGCGCGGTCGTAGGCGCGCGCCATCTGGCGCTCGCTGATGTCGTACTGGGCGCGCAGACGCTGCTTCTCGAGCAGACGGACCTTGTAGTCCGAGTTCTGCTTGCGGCCACGGCCGTGCTCGCCCGGCGGGTAGGGGCGGGCCTCGAAGTACTTGACGGCCTTCGGGGTCAGCGCGATGCCGAGGGCACGCGACTTCTTGACCTTGGGACGGGACTGGTTCGCCATGAACCAACCTCTCTATCTGTACGAATACGGCTTCACCAGGGTTAGGGGAGGTCGCATCCGCAGCCCGGGAAACCCGTCTGGTCCGTACGGGACGGACGTGGCGGGCAGCCGCTCCCAGGTCTGGGCACATACGTGCAGCACGCGAACGACCCATCGCCGCTCCCGGGAATCCGGGTGGTGATGGGTGGCCCGCGACACCTTCGAAGGTGCGCGACGCTCCTGGAAACCCCGCCCGAGGGCCAGGTCTCCGGCTGACTGTCCCGTTCTGGTGGTTCCGACCGGAGTCGGACACGGGACGCAGCGATCCGCACCAGTGTACCGGGTCGGACGGGCCCTAGATCCCCTCGCCCTTCAGACGGGCCCGTACGCGCTCCACCACGTCCGCGTATCTCGCCTCCGCTCCGTGGCGCGTGGGCTCGTAGTACCGGCGGCCGTGGATCGCGTCCGGGGCGTACTGCTGGGCCGCGATGCCGCCCGGTACGTCGTGGGGGTACACGTACCCCTGGGCGTGGCCGAGTTTGGCGGCGCCCTTGTAGTGGCCGTCGCGCAGGTGCGGGGGGACCGGGCCCGCGAGGCCGCCCCGTACGTCGGCGAGGGCGGCGCCGATCGCGGTCGTCGCCGTGTTCGACTTCGGGGCGAGGGCCAGGGCGATGGTGGCGTGGCTCAGGGTGAGGGCGGCCTCGGGGAAGCCGATCATGGCGACGGCCTGGGCGGCGGCGACGGCGATCGGCAGGGCATTGGGATCGGCGAGGCCGATGTCCTCGCTCGCGGAGATCATCAGGCGGCGGGCGATGAAGCGCGGGTCCTCCCCCGCCTCGATCATCCGCGCCAGGTAGTGCAGGGCCGCGTCCACGTCCGAGCCGCGGATCGACTTGATGAGCGCGCTGGCCACGTCGTAGTGCTGGTCGCCGTCCCGGTCGTACCTCACGGCCGCGCGGTCGACGGTCTCCTCGACGGTCTGGAGGGTGATCTCCTGCTCGCCCTTGGCGATCGCCGCGCCCGCCGCGGCCTCCAGGGCGGTCAGGGCCCGCCGGGCGTCGCCGCCGGCGACGCGCAGGAGGTGCGCCTCGGCGTCCTCCGGCAGGGTCACGGCCCCGCCGAGCCCCCGCTCGCCGGTGAGCGCCCGGGCCATCAGGCCCTTCAGGTCCTCGTCGGTGAGCGGCTCCAGGGTGAGGAGCAGGGAGCGGGAGAGGAGCGGGGAGATGACGGAGAAGTAGGGGTTCTCGGTGGTGGCGGCGATCAGCGTCACCCAGCGGTTCTCGACGGCCGGCAGGAGCGAGTCCTGCTGGGCCTTGGAGAAGCGGTGGATCTCGTCGAGGAAGAGGACGGTCTCCTTGCCGAAGCCGCCCACCGCGCGCCGGGCGCCGTCGATGACGGCCCGGACCTCCTTGACGCCGGCGGTGATCGCGGACAGCTCCACGAAGCGCTTGTTCGTGGCCTTCGAGACGACGTACGCGAGGGTCGTCTTCCCGATCCCCGGCGGGCCCCAGAGGATCACCGAGGAGGCGCCGGCGGGGCCGCCGTCGCCGTCCCCGACGAGTCGGCGCAGCGGCGATCCGGGCTTGAGCAGGTGCTGCTGGCCCACCACCTCTTCGAGGGTGCGGGGGCGCATCCGGACGGCCAGCGGGCTGCTGGCCGGGTCCTTCTCCTGGCGGTCTTCGGCTGCTGCGGTAAAGAGGTCGGGCTCCACGTCATGAAGCCTAAGTCAGGGCACTGACAGGGCCGCCCCGGCTCAGCCGGTCCAGAAGTCCCACCAGCGGGTCAGGATCAGCATGCCGATGATCCCGATGTGCAGGACCGGCAGGATCCAGGTGAACTCGTCGAAGAAGGTCTTCAGGCCGCCGGGGGCGGGGATCACGCCGTGGCGCACGTTGTGCGAGGTCACGTACCAGAACATGACGATGGTGGCGACCCAGGCGAGGCAGCACCACAGGCAGAGCGAGTTGATCTCGTACAGCGACTGGTACATCAGCCAGGTGCAGAAGCCGACGCCGAAGAGGGTGCCGGCGTTGAGGCCGAGCCAGTACCAGCGGCGGTAGCGGGCGCCGGCGAGCAGGCCGACGCCGATCGCGATCACCATGGCGTACGTGACGAGGCCGAGCATCGGGTTCGGGAAGCCGAAGACCGAGGCCTGCTCGCTCTTCATGATGTTGCCGCAGGAGACGATCGGGTTGAGGCTGCAGCCCG
The DNA window shown above is from Streptomyces vietnamensis and carries:
- a CDS encoding vitamin K epoxide reductase family protein — translated: MAKAAVDEVGSGRDGGGTIGASRAFSWLLVITGAAGLLAAWVITIDKFKLLEDPNFTPGCSLNPIVSCGNIMKSEQASVFGFPNPMLGLVTYAMVIAIGVGLLAGARYRRWYWLGLNAGTLFGVGFCTWLMYQSLYEINSLCLWCCLAWVATIVMFWYVTSHNVRHGVIPAPGGLKTFFDEFTWILPVLHIGIIGMLILTRWWDFWTG
- a CDS encoding DUF948 domain-containing protein: MTGGEVAGILVAVFWAILVSFLAVVLVRLAQTLRATTKLVADVTEQAVPLLADASATVRSAQTQLDRVDAIASDVQEVTSNASALSTTVASTFGGPLVKVAAFGYGVRRALGRGREAEDAPRAAVRRTVIVGRTVPSSRRRKQKG
- a CDS encoding replication-associated recombination protein A; its protein translation is MEPDLFTAAAEDRQEKDPASSPLAVRMRPRTLEEVVGQQHLLKPGSPLRRLVGDGDGGPAGASSVILWGPPGIGKTTLAYVVSKATNKRFVELSAITAGVKEVRAVIDGARRAVGGFGKETVLFLDEIHRFSKAQQDSLLPAVENRWVTLIAATTENPYFSVISPLLSRSLLLTLEPLTDEDLKGLMARALTGERGLGGAVTLPEDAEAHLLRVAGGDARRALTALEAAAGAAIAKGEQEITLQTVEETVDRAAVRYDRDGDQHYDVASALIKSIRGSDVDAALHYLARMIEAGEDPRFIARRLMISASEDIGLADPNALPIAVAAAQAVAMIGFPEAALTLSHATIALALAPKSNTATTAIGAALADVRGGLAGPVPPHLRDGHYKGAAKLGHAQGYVYPHDVPGGIAAQQYAPDAIHGRRYYEPTRHGAEARYADVVERVRARLKGEGI
- a CDS encoding ATP-binding protein translates to MRRSNLPAELNRFVGRTAEEAALTALLETSRLVTVVGVGGVGKTRLALRAAAGAQKRYGEGVRLAELAPLRDPDLVAYALVEALGLTDHTPRAPREVLLEHLAERRMLLVIDGFEHLVESCAPLVRELLARAPGLTVLAVGRRPLRVAGEAVFPLAPMDEADAVALLAERAAEAGAPDFAGTGTGTGTGTVVAPEPGTAAVRELCRRLDGIPLALELAASRLPLLSVEQMLHRLDDRFRLLADGERGALPRHQTLRTAIGWSHELCTPEERLLWARLSVFAGPFDLEAVEYVCGGPELPPERVLDHLGGLLAQSLVSREDTPAGPSYRLLDTVAAYGAEWLAALGDTERMRRRHRDWYMGLATWCELEWFSPRQAEVAARTDVALPNLRAALDVCLEFPEDAHLAQHLAGTLWFAWVGCGRLSEGRHWLERAVALESGHEEARLKALWVLGYVAVLQGDGTAAVAALHECGERARSSRNALAEAYATHRMGCLALLSDDLPRAESLIGRALDSYRELGELNSNVLMGQVEVAMTRAFRGDLEGAVAICREVREVCEERGELWTRAYALYVLAFSAWTREAYGEARELLTECVSINHTFRDLVGLVLAIELLALVTVSEGDPAEAALLQGAVVPVWDTVGIRLFGSAAFDGPRALCAQRASEALGAEAFDVAVQEGRHLPLDAVVERALAGRRDPAVGGAADATAPRPFRTARSAAVPGTRKPAGSPTGKGGEAAG
- a CDS encoding DUF6167 family protein, which gives rise to MFRRTFWFTAGAAAGVWATTKVNRKLKQLTPESLAAQAANKAVETGHRLKDFALDVRAGMVQREAELGEALGLEAPVDQGRELPEPRRRAALGPVAHPTTYSFSKMPSSSYNRNEDH
- the rpsD gene encoding 30S ribosomal protein S4 is translated as MANQSRPKVKKSRALGIALTPKAVKYFEARPYPPGEHGRGRKQNSDYKVRLLEKQRLRAQYDISERQMARAYDRAKKAEGKTGEALVVELERRLDALVLRSGIARTIYQARQMVVHGHIQVNGGKVDKPSFRVRPDDVVMVRERSRNKPLFEMAREGGFAADGETPRYLQVNLKALAFRLDRDPNRKEIPVICDEQLVVEYYAR